A stretch of Lysobacter sp. K5869 DNA encodes these proteins:
- the rpoZ gene encoding DNA-directed RNA polymerase subunit omega — protein sequence MARITVEDCLEVVPNRFELVMLAAKRARQLANGVEPQLDNSEANDKPTVLALREIAARQVNPDYIDAVEKAERERKEREALEWAAAEVVADDDLSKGDD from the coding sequence ATGGCCCGCATCACCGTCGAAGATTGCCTGGAAGTGGTCCCGAACCGCTTCGAACTCGTCATGCTGGCCGCCAAGCGCGCCCGCCAGCTGGCCAACGGCGTCGAGCCGCAGCTGGACAACAGCGAAGCCAACGACAAGCCGACCGTGCTGGCGCTGCGCGAAATCGCCGCGCGTCAGGTCAACCCGGACTACATCGACGCGGTCGAGAAGGCCGAGCGTGAGCGCAAGGAACGCGAAGCCCTGGAATGGGCCGCGGCCGAAGTGGTGGCCGACGACGACCTGTCCAAGGGCGACGACTGA
- the rdgB gene encoding RdgB/HAM1 family non-canonical purine NTP pyrophosphatase has translation MKLVLASSNAGKLVELRDLLGDTGIELVAQTDLGVEDIEETGSTFVENALLKARHASAVTGLPALADDSGICVDALGGAPGLYSARYSGRHGDNEANIDKLLGALQGVPDERRGAHFYAVIVALRHAGDPRPIIAEGIWNGRILHQRQGTRGFGYQPVFLDTEHNISAGEIDDALKNRVSHRARALAALRARLPELAP, from the coding sequence ATGAAACTGGTGCTGGCCAGCAGCAACGCCGGGAAACTGGTGGAACTGCGCGACCTGCTCGGCGACACCGGCATCGAACTGGTGGCGCAAACCGACCTGGGGGTCGAGGACATCGAGGAAACCGGCAGCACGTTCGTCGAGAACGCGCTGCTGAAGGCCCGGCACGCCAGCGCGGTCACCGGGCTGCCGGCGTTGGCCGACGATTCGGGCATCTGCGTGGACGCGCTCGGCGGCGCGCCGGGACTGTATTCGGCACGCTATTCCGGCCGCCACGGCGACAACGAAGCCAATATCGACAAGCTGCTGGGCGCGCTCCAGGGCGTGCCCGACGAGCGCCGCGGCGCGCATTTCTATGCGGTGATCGTGGCCCTGCGGCATGCCGGCGATCCGCGTCCGATCATCGCCGAGGGCATCTGGAACGGGCGCATCCTGCACCAGCGCCAGGGCACCCGCGGGTTCGGCTACCAGCCGGTGTTCCTCGATACCGAACACAATATTTCCGCCGGCGAGATCGACGACGCGCTCAAGAACCGGGTCAGCCACCGCGCCCGCGCCCTGGCCGCGCTGCGCGCGCGCCTGCCGGAGCTGGCCCCATGA
- the rph gene encoding ribonuclease PH has translation MTGPIAAPAQAPAGTVSRPSGRSAGQLREVTIQRGYTRHAEGSVLVSFGQTRVLCTASVENKVPAFLRGKGEGWVTAEYGMLPRATHTRSDREAARGKQGGRTLEIQRLIGRALRACVDRKALGERTITLDCDVLQADGGTRTAAITGAYVALVEAARWLQARREINRDPIFGAVAAVSVGVYRGTPVLDLDYAEDSDCDTDMNVVMNDGGGFIELQGTAEGHAFRRDELDALLGLAQAGITELLEKQRQALAG, from the coding sequence ATGACCGGTCCTATCGCCGCCCCCGCCCAGGCCCCGGCCGGCACGGTTTCCCGCCCCAGCGGCCGCTCCGCCGGCCAGTTGCGCGAGGTGACCATCCAGCGCGGCTACACCCGCCACGCCGAGGGTTCGGTGCTGGTCAGCTTCGGCCAGACCCGGGTGCTGTGCACCGCCAGCGTCGAGAACAAGGTGCCGGCGTTCCTGCGCGGCAAGGGCGAAGGCTGGGTCACCGCCGAGTACGGCATGCTGCCGCGCGCCACCCACACCCGCAGCGACCGCGAGGCCGCGCGCGGCAAGCAAGGCGGGCGGACCCTGGAAATCCAGCGCCTGATCGGCCGCGCCCTGCGCGCCTGCGTCGACCGCAAGGCGCTGGGCGAACGCACCATCACCCTGGACTGCGATGTGCTGCAGGCCGACGGCGGCACCCGCACCGCCGCCATCACCGGCGCCTACGTGGCCCTGGTCGAGGCGGCGCGCTGGCTGCAGGCGCGGCGCGAGATCAACCGCGACCCGATCTTCGGCGCGGTCGCCGCGGTCTCGGTCGGCGTCTACCGCGGCACCCCGGTGCTGGACCTGGACTACGCCGAAGACAGCGATTGCGACACCGACATGAACGTGGTCATGAACGACGGCGGCGGCTTCATCGAGCTGCAAGGCACCGCCGAGGGCCACGCGTTCCGCCGCGACGAACTCGACGCGCTGCTCGGGCTGGCCCAGGCCGGCATTACCGAATTGCTGGAAAAGCAGCGGCAGGCGCTGGCCGGCTGA
- the gmk gene encoding guanylate kinase produces MRGTLYIVAAPSGAGKSSIVNAVLARDPNIRLSISFTSRKPRPGERHAEHYHFVSEQEFEAMVAEGDFFEHARVHGDWKGSARQSVEPFLSAGKDVLLEIDWQGARQVRNKVPDAVSVFILPPSRQALESRMRSRGQDTEEVIQQRLAAAREEMSHYGEFDYVIVNEVFDTAVDEMCAIFTASRLRREPQVARHSRLITALLVDEN; encoded by the coding sequence ATGCGCGGAACCCTCTACATCGTCGCCGCTCCCTCCGGAGCCGGTAAATCCAGCATCGTCAACGCGGTGCTCGCGCGCGACCCGAACATCCGCCTGTCGATCTCGTTCACCTCGCGCAAGCCGCGGCCGGGCGAGCGCCATGCCGAGCACTACCACTTCGTCAGCGAGCAAGAGTTCGAGGCGATGGTCGCCGAAGGCGATTTCTTCGAGCACGCGCGCGTGCACGGCGACTGGAAGGGCTCGGCGCGGCAGTCGGTGGAGCCGTTCCTGTCGGCCGGCAAGGACGTGCTGCTGGAGATCGACTGGCAGGGCGCGCGCCAAGTGCGCAACAAAGTGCCCGACGCGGTCAGCGTGTTCATCCTGCCGCCGTCGCGGCAGGCGCTGGAGTCGCGCATGCGCTCGCGCGGGCAGGACACCGAAGAGGTGATCCAGCAGCGCTTGGCCGCCGCGCGCGAGGAGATGTCGCATTACGGCGAGTTCGACTACGTCATCGTCAACGAAGTCTTCGACACCGCGGTCGACGAGATGTGCGCGATCTTCACCGCCAGCCGGTTGCGGCGCGAACCGCAGGTGGCGCGGCATTCGCGGCTGATCACGGCGCTGTTGGTCGACGAGAACTGA
- a CDS encoding YicC/YloC family endoribonuclease, producing MIRSMTAFASGERTTPWGTLGCELRSVNHRFLELGVRLADELRVLEPALRERIAARVGRGKLDLTLRLRAPEGGDALQLNPTRLRELSDLAIDLSARFPALRTEFTELLQFPGVLQAQAADPAALQAEALALLDGVLDEFVASREREGAKLAAAIGERVDGIARIAGEVRTMMPAIRAGQRAKLETRLADLAQPADNGRLEQELVLWLQKLDVDEELDRLDSHVVEARRVLKLREAVGRRLDFLLQEFNREANTLGSKSVDARSSSAAVELKVLIDQAREQIQNIE from the coding sequence ATGATCCGCAGCATGACCGCCTTCGCCAGCGGCGAACGCACGACACCCTGGGGCACGCTCGGCTGCGAGCTGCGCTCGGTCAACCACCGCTTCCTCGAACTGGGCGTGCGTCTGGCCGACGAATTGCGCGTGCTCGAGCCGGCCCTGCGCGAACGCATCGCCGCCCGCGTCGGCCGCGGCAAGCTCGACCTGACCCTGCGCCTGCGCGCCCCGGAAGGCGGCGACGCGCTGCAGCTCAACCCGACCCGCCTGCGCGAGCTCAGCGATCTGGCCATCGACCTGTCCGCGCGCTTCCCGGCGCTACGCACCGAGTTCACCGAACTGCTGCAATTCCCCGGCGTGCTGCAAGCGCAGGCGGCCGACCCGGCCGCGCTGCAGGCCGAAGCGCTGGCGCTGCTGGACGGCGTGCTCGACGAATTCGTCGCTTCGCGCGAACGCGAGGGCGCCAAGCTCGCCGCGGCGATCGGCGAACGCGTCGACGGCATCGCCCGCATCGCCGGCGAAGTCCGCACGATGATGCCGGCGATCCGCGCCGGCCAGCGCGCCAAGCTGGAAACCCGCCTCGCCGACCTCGCCCAGCCCGCCGACAACGGCCGCCTGGAGCAGGAACTGGTGCTGTGGCTGCAAAAGCTCGACGTCGACGAAGAACTCGACCGGCTCGACTCGCACGTGGTCGAGGCCCGGCGCGTGCTCAAGCTGCGCGAAGCGGTCGGCCGGCGCCTGGATTTCCTGCTGCAGGAATTCAACCGCGAAGCCAACACCCTGGGTTCCAAGTCGGTCGACGCGCGCAGCTCGTCGGCGGCGGTCGAGCTGAAGGTGCTGATCGATCAGGCGCGCGAGCAGATCCAGAACATCGAGTAG
- a CDS encoding bifunctional (p)ppGpp synthetase/guanosine-3',5'-bis(diphosphate) 3'-pyrophosphohydrolase, producing MTPAEPALNTYPAAPDDTELPDYVRELELAAHYLPEAQRLQLRRAWAVGAAAHAGQTRKSGEPYITHPVAVAKVLAEQGLDIETLVAAILHDTIEDTPVTRECLATEFGPTVAELVDGVTKLDKLQFRDRQEAAAESFRKMLLAMARDLRVILIKLADRLHNMRTLGAQSAEARQRIALETLEIYAPIAQRLGMNLIKAELQDLGFRAMHPWRHAVIEKRIRTQPVVRRESLVQIEAHLAQRLAKEKLTHRLISRVKSPWSIYTKMHNEHKSFNQVMDVFGFRVVVKTVPDCYHALGVVHSAYKPLDGRFRDFIAIPKANGYQSLHTVLFGPYGSPVEVQIRTEDMDLVAERGIAAHWSYKHGGEGPNSAQSRAHSWIANLVESQRATGSSLEFLENVKVDLFPDEVYLFTPKGDILSLPRNSTALDFAYAVHTDVGNRAVAARVDGKLVPLRTKLASGQRVEIITAKSSTPKPQWLEFVVSGKARTSIRQQLKQLEHEDAVQLGHRMLDRALESLETSLDRTPALRLEAYLSENRYPRLEALLADIALGNRMPNQVALALAREAPGKTRGRAIDRPRLPEDKILITGAERGVISFANCCLPLPGDEIMGYHTAGKGIVVHRLDCPNVSDYRKSPDRWVAIGWDRQVSGDFAAALRIEVDNRPGSLAQVAAAIAEAESNIDRVEYLERDANIAVMRFAIEVHDRRHLADVMRRVRRLAVVLGVQRM from the coding sequence ATGACCCCTGCCGAGCCCGCGCTGAACACCTATCCCGCCGCTCCCGACGACACGGAGCTGCCGGACTACGTGCGCGAGCTGGAGCTCGCCGCGCACTACCTGCCCGAAGCCCAGCGCCTGCAACTGCGCCGCGCCTGGGCGGTCGGCGCGGCCGCGCACGCCGGGCAGACGCGCAAGTCGGGCGAGCCCTACATCACCCACCCGGTCGCGGTGGCCAAGGTGCTGGCCGAGCAAGGGCTCGACATCGAGACCCTGGTCGCGGCGATCCTGCACGACACCATCGAAGACACCCCGGTCACGCGCGAATGCCTGGCCACCGAGTTCGGCCCGACCGTGGCCGAGCTGGTCGACGGCGTCACCAAGCTCGACAAACTTCAGTTCCGCGACCGCCAGGAAGCCGCCGCGGAAAGCTTCCGCAAGATGCTGCTGGCGATGGCGCGCGACCTGCGCGTGATCCTGATCAAGCTCGCCGACCGCCTGCACAACATGCGCACCCTCGGCGCGCAGAGCGCGGAGGCGCGACAACGCATCGCCCTGGAAACGCTGGAGATCTACGCGCCGATCGCCCAGCGCCTGGGCATGAACCTGATCAAGGCCGAACTGCAGGACCTGGGCTTCCGCGCCATGCACCCGTGGCGCCACGCGGTGATCGAAAAGCGCATCCGCACCCAGCCGGTGGTGCGGCGCGAGTCGCTGGTGCAGATCGAAGCGCATCTGGCCCAGCGGCTGGCCAAGGAAAAACTGACCCATCGGCTGATCAGCCGGGTGAAGTCGCCGTGGAGCATCTACACCAAGATGCACAACGAGCATAAGAGCTTCAACCAAGTCATGGACGTGTTCGGCTTCCGCGTCGTGGTCAAGACCGTGCCGGACTGCTACCACGCGCTCGGCGTGGTGCATTCGGCGTACAAGCCGCTGGACGGGCGCTTCCGCGATTTCATCGCGATCCCCAAGGCCAACGGCTACCAGTCGCTGCACACCGTGCTGTTCGGCCCCTACGGCTCGCCGGTGGAAGTGCAGATCCGCACCGAGGACATGGACCTCGTCGCCGAGCGCGGCATCGCCGCGCACTGGTCGTACAAGCACGGCGGCGAAGGCCCGAACAGCGCGCAATCGCGCGCGCACAGCTGGATCGCCAATCTGGTCGAATCCCAGCGCGCCACCGGTTCGTCGCTGGAATTCCTGGAAAACGTCAAGGTCGACCTGTTCCCGGACGAGGTCTACCTGTTCACGCCCAAGGGCGACATCCTCTCGCTGCCGCGCAATTCCACCGCGCTGGATTTCGCCTACGCCGTGCACACCGACGTCGGCAACCGCGCGGTGGCCGCGCGCGTCGACGGCAAGCTGGTGCCGCTGCGCACCAAGCTCGCCAGCGGCCAGCGCGTGGAGATCATCACCGCCAAGTCGTCCACGCCCAAGCCGCAGTGGCTGGAGTTCGTGGTCTCGGGCAAGGCGCGCACCTCGATCCGCCAACAGCTCAAGCAGCTCGAACACGAGGACGCGGTGCAACTCGGCCACCGCATGCTCGACCGCGCGCTGGAATCGCTGGAGACCTCGCTCGACCGCACCCCGGCATTGCGCCTGGAGGCCTACCTCAGCGAGAACCGCTACCCGCGCCTGGAAGCGCTGCTGGCCGACATCGCGCTGGGCAACCGCATGCCCAATCAGGTCGCGCTGGCGCTGGCGCGCGAGGCGCCGGGCAAGACCCGCGGCCGCGCCATCGACCGCCCGCGTCTGCCCGAGGACAAGATCCTCATCACCGGCGCCGAGCGCGGCGTCATCAGCTTCGCCAACTGTTGCCTGCCGTTGCCGGGCGACGAAATCATGGGCTACCACACCGCCGGCAAGGGCATCGTGGTGCACCGACTGGATTGCCCGAACGTCTCCGACTACCGCAAGTCGCCCGACCGCTGGGTGGCGATCGGCTGGGACCGCCAGGTTTCCGGCGACTTCGCCGCCGCGCTGCGGATCGAAGTCGACAACCGCCCCGGCTCGCTGGCCCAGGTGGCCGCGGCGATCGCCGAGGCCGAATCCAACATCGACCGCGTCGAGTACCTGGAACGCGACGCCAATATCGCGGTGATGCGCTTCGCCATCGAAGTGCACGATCGCCGCCACTTGGCCGATGTGATGCGGCGGGTGCGGCGCTTGGCCGTGGTGTTGGGCGTGCAGCGGATGTAG
- a CDS encoding VOC family protein yields MTRSIGSITLVVDDYDRAIDYYTRALGFVLLEDVDQGSGKRWVRVAPASGAQTALLLAQASGEAQRARIGDQTGGRVGFFLHTDDFHRDHAAMLAQGVRFMESPRVETYGTVAVFEDLYGNRWDLLELKA; encoded by the coding sequence ATGACTCGCAGCATCGGCAGCATCACCTTGGTCGTGGACGACTACGACCGCGCCATCGACTACTACACCCGCGCGCTCGGCTTCGTCCTGCTCGAAGACGTCGATCAGGGCAGCGGCAAGCGCTGGGTGCGGGTGGCGCCGGCCTCCGGCGCGCAGACCGCGCTGCTGCTGGCGCAGGCGTCGGGCGAAGCGCAGCGCGCGCGCATCGGCGACCAGACCGGCGGCCGGGTCGGCTTCTTCCTGCACACCGACGACTTCCACCGCGACCACGCCGCGATGCTCGCCCAGGGCGTGCGCTTCATGGAATCTCCGCGCGTCGAGACCTACGGCACGGTCGCCGTATTCGAAGATCTGTACGGTAATCGCTGGGATTTGCTGGAATTGAAAGCATGA
- the hemW gene encoding radical SAM family heme chaperone HemW, which translates to MSAALIPPPLSLYVHLPWCVRKCPYCDFNSHEARGAPPFAAYVDALIADLEHDLPLVWGRTVHSVFFGGGTPSLFPPDAIDQFLQAASARLRFAPGCEITLETNPGTAEHGRFELYKAAGVNRLSFGIQSFDDGCLQRLGRIHGSAEAEAAVKLAQDAGYDNFNLDLMYALPGQTLAMAEHDLERAFALDPAHISHYQLTLEPNTVFAARPPRDLPDEDSAWDIQDRCQALLAQRGYGQYEVSAYARPGRQCQHNLNYWRYGDYLGIGAGAHGKITLGAEQAILRRWKLKHPTAYLAQAGRPEAIGGDDRIAAARRPFEYMLNTLRLVEGFSLDSFEASTGLARAQIAPQLDAAVAQGWLERDGDRVRPTELGRRFTNDVVALFLADEADSASERPAV; encoded by the coding sequence TTGAGCGCCGCCCTGATTCCCCCGCCGCTGTCGCTGTACGTGCACCTGCCCTGGTGCGTGCGCAAATGCCCGTACTGCGATTTCAATTCGCACGAGGCCCGCGGCGCGCCGCCGTTCGCGGCCTATGTCGATGCGCTGATCGCCGACCTGGAACACGACCTGCCGCTGGTCTGGGGCCGCACCGTGCACAGCGTGTTCTTCGGCGGCGGCACCCCGAGCCTGTTTCCGCCGGACGCCATCGACCAGTTCCTGCAGGCCGCCAGCGCGCGGCTGCGCTTCGCGCCGGGCTGCGAAATCACCCTGGAAACCAACCCGGGCACCGCCGAGCACGGCCGCTTCGAGCTGTACAAGGCGGCCGGGGTGAACCGGCTCAGCTTCGGCATCCAGAGCTTCGACGACGGCTGCCTGCAGCGGCTGGGGCGGATCCACGGCAGCGCCGAGGCCGAGGCGGCGGTCAAGCTGGCCCAGGACGCGGGCTACGACAATTTCAATCTCGACCTGATGTACGCCCTGCCCGGCCAGACCCTGGCCATGGCCGAGCACGACCTGGAGCGGGCGTTCGCGCTCGACCCGGCGCACATCTCGCACTACCAGCTGACCCTGGAACCGAACACGGTGTTCGCCGCGCGCCCGCCGCGCGACCTTCCCGACGAAGACAGCGCCTGGGACATCCAGGACCGCTGTCAGGCGCTGCTGGCGCAGCGCGGCTACGGCCAGTACGAAGTCAGCGCCTACGCGCGGCCGGGGCGGCAGTGCCAGCACAACCTCAATTACTGGCGCTACGGCGATTACCTCGGCATCGGCGCCGGCGCGCACGGCAAGATCACCCTCGGCGCCGAGCAGGCGATCCTGCGGCGCTGGAAGCTCAAGCACCCGACCGCCTACCTCGCCCAGGCCGGCCGGCCCGAGGCGATCGGCGGCGACGACCGCATCGCGGCGGCGCGGCGGCCGTTCGAATACATGCTCAACACGCTGCGGCTGGTCGAGGGGTTCTCGCTGGACTCGTTCGAGGCCTCCACCGGGCTGGCGCGCGCGCAGATCGCGCCGCAACTGGACGCCGCCGTCGCCCAAGGCTGGCTGGAGCGCGACGGCGACCGCGTCCGCCCGACCGAACTGGGCCGGCGCTTCACCAACGATGTGGTGGCCCTGTTCCTGGCCGACGAAGCGGACTCGGCGAGCGAACGCCCGGCCGTCTAA
- a CDS encoding DUF1631 family protein — translation MPATFDPLNASPRATLATAALPRRVRRLLEQLYALVSDEIAPQMERMLAEYEQQLFRQADQARNPGIQSGYLETLRLVRLRRSDLIPRYLLSLEAALSRVREADRASRSATAVAPEFRELRLVDDSEIDENTVLRSLAARHESRAGLGLMLLGQRFGVLAGAPAFDCERLPVGPQYLIRSFAQACQPLQIPLESRLDLYRVFDQQVMLGYAALVESMNGLLVRENVLPSLSFVPLRARASAQDKPAPASEPAPRAAERAPDAAAPRPAGPRPHTAWTAAPAAADGAPDFATLQRWLAERRDLLEKLRPRGLLPDAPLPPQPLSTAELVDGLERLDETAARGAQPLRKIADLRQALLAQRRAAAGGEAALSREDGDVFELLGLLFDEIEQRLRGDAMISNLLTRLQPPLLHAALQDRSLLAGESHPALQLLNTVAEAGAHWTPSEETDPQLHEPLRQAVDHVVEQRGSAQSFDSANQRLQEHLHAQARKAEVAERRFVEAARGKEKLELAKRRAQQALEESVAGQRLPRFVQTLLSQAWTDVLTLTQLRHGEDSPAWQRQVQITGQIVAANQGGGSDALRGLDGDIEHALTLVGYHGDDARAIARQLTAGPASTDEAASRTELAMKLRQRSRLGEDNQAATAPRAPLPPRDEREQACFERLRALPFGTWFEFVQNQQGDAVRRRLSWFSPVTENALFVNQRGQRVAEHSLDALARMMARDQARVVEHERSRLVDRAWHAALDALRGFGGRGRDTQEQPA, via the coding sequence ATGCCCGCCACGTTCGATCCCTTGAACGCCTCGCCGCGCGCCACCCTGGCCACCGCCGCGTTGCCGCGCCGCGTGCGCCGGCTGCTGGAACAGCTGTACGCGCTGGTCAGCGACGAAATCGCGCCGCAAATGGAGCGGATGCTGGCCGAATACGAGCAGCAACTGTTCCGGCAGGCCGATCAGGCGCGCAATCCGGGCATCCAATCGGGGTATCTGGAGACGCTGCGGCTGGTGCGGTTGCGGCGGTCGGATTTGATTCCGCGGTATTTGCTGTCGTTGGAGGCGGCGTTGTCGCGGGTTCGGGAGGCGGATCGGGCGTCGCGCTCGGCCACTGCGGTGGCGCCCGAGTTTCGCGAGCTTCGGTTGGTCGACGACAGCGAGATCGACGAAAACACCGTCCTGCGCAGCCTCGCCGCCCGCCACGAATCGCGCGCCGGGCTCGGCCTGATGCTGCTGGGCCAGCGCTTCGGCGTGTTGGCCGGGGCGCCGGCGTTCGATTGCGAGCGCTTGCCGGTCGGCCCGCAATACCTGATCCGCAGCTTCGCCCAGGCCTGCCAGCCGCTGCAGATTCCGCTGGAATCGCGCCTGGACCTGTACCGCGTGTTCGACCAGCAAGTGATGCTCGGCTACGCCGCGCTGGTCGAATCGATGAACGGCTTGCTGGTGCGCGAGAACGTGTTGCCGAGCCTGTCGTTCGTGCCGCTGCGCGCGCGCGCCAGCGCGCAGGACAAGCCCGCGCCCGCGAGCGAGCCGGCGCCGCGCGCCGCCGAACGCGCGCCGGACGCCGCCGCGCCGCGTCCCGCCGGCCCGCGTCCGCACACCGCCTGGACCGCCGCGCCGGCCGCCGCCGACGGCGCGCCCGACTTCGCCACCCTGCAGCGTTGGCTGGCCGAACGCCGCGACCTGCTGGAAAAGCTACGCCCGCGCGGCCTGCTGCCCGACGCGCCGCTGCCGCCGCAGCCGCTGTCCACCGCCGAACTGGTCGACGGCCTGGAGCGCCTGGACGAAACCGCCGCGCGCGGCGCCCAGCCGCTGCGCAAGATCGCCGACCTGCGCCAGGCCCTGCTCGCCCAACGCCGCGCGGCGGCCGGCGGCGAGGCCGCGCTGTCGCGCGAGGACGGCGACGTGTTCGAGTTGCTGGGCCTGCTGTTCGACGAAATCGAGCAGCGCCTGCGCGGCGACGCGATGATCTCCAACCTGCTCACCCGCCTGCAGCCGCCGCTGCTGCACGCCGCGTTGCAGGACCGCTCGCTGCTGGCCGGCGAAAGCCATCCGGCGCTGCAGTTGCTCAACACCGTGGCCGAGGCCGGCGCGCACTGGACGCCGAGCGAGGAAACCGACCCGCAACTGCACGAACCGCTGCGGCAAGCGGTGGATCACGTGGTCGAGCAGCGCGGCTCGGCGCAATCCTTCGATTCGGCCAATCAACGCTTGCAAGAGCACCTGCACGCGCAGGCGCGCAAGGCCGAAGTGGCCGAGCGCCGCTTCGTCGAGGCCGCGCGCGGCAAGGAAAAACTCGAACTGGCCAAGCGCCGCGCGCAGCAGGCGCTGGAAGAGAGCGTCGCCGGCCAGCGTTTGCCGCGCTTCGTGCAAACCCTGCTTAGCCAGGCCTGGACCGACGTGCTGACCCTGACCCAGCTGCGCCACGGCGAGGATTCGCCGGCGTGGCAGCGGCAGGTGCAGATCACCGGCCAGATCGTCGCCGCCAACCAGGGCGGCGGCAGCGACGCGCTGCGCGGCCTGGACGGCGACATCGAACACGCGCTGACCTTGGTCGGCTACCACGGCGACGACGCGCGCGCGATCGCCCGCCAGCTCACCGCCGGCCCGGCGTCCACCGACGAAGCCGCGTCGCGCACCGAACTGGCGATGAAGCTGCGCCAGCGCAGCCGCCTGGGCGAGGACAACCAAGCGGCGACCGCGCCGCGCGCGCCGCTGCCGCCGCGCGACGAGCGCGAGCAGGCCTGCTTCGAGCGGCTGCGCGCGCTGCCGTTCGGCACCTGGTTCGAGTTCGTGCAGAACCAGCAGGGCGACGCGGTGCGGCGCCGGCTGTCGTGGTTCAGCCCGGTCACCGAAAACGCCTTGTTCGTCAATCAACGCGGCCAGCGCGTGGCCGAGCACTCGCTCGACGCGCTGGCGCGGATGATGGCGCGCGATCAGGCGCGCGTGGTCGAACACGAGCGCAGCCGTCTGGTCGACCGCGCCTGGCACGCCGCGCTGGACGCGCTGCGCGGCTTCGGCGGCCGCGGCCGCGACACCCAGGAGCAGCCCGCGTGA
- a CDS encoding PilZ domain-containing protein produces the protein MSAGSSEEFRRARRRRIVDTVQVVDTMTEQVIGHLGNLSETGMMLIASVALTDDALYQLRFDLRDAPRQAPIEVGAHLLWQDSASVPGQNWTGFRFVAMPEDGMVHLRQWLDSPGGSYE, from the coding sequence GTGAGCGCCGGCTCCAGCGAAGAATTCCGCCGCGCGCGCCGGCGCCGCATCGTCGACACGGTGCAGGTGGTCGACACCATGACCGAGCAGGTGATCGGCCATCTCGGCAATCTGTCGGAGACCGGCATGATGCTGATCGCCAGCGTCGCGCTGACCGACGACGCGCTGTACCAACTGCGCTTCGATCTGCGCGACGCGCCGCGGCAGGCGCCGATCGAAGTCGGCGCGCACCTGCTGTGGCAGGACAGCGCGAGCGTGCCGGGGCAGAACTGGACGGGGTTTCGCTTCGTCGCCATGCCTGAGGACGGGATGGTGCATTTGCGGCAGTGGTTGGATTCGCCGGGTGGGAGTTACGAGTAA
- a CDS encoding RidA family protein — protein MSREIIQTDKAPAAIGPYSQAVRVGDTVYLSGQIALDPSSGLVVEGDIEAQAHRAFQNLKAVCEAAGGSLADIARLGLYLTDLGAFGKVNAVMGEYFNPPYPARSTVEVSALPRGVAFEVDAVMVLR, from the coding sequence ATGTCCCGCGAAATCATCCAAACCGACAAAGCCCCGGCCGCCATCGGCCCGTACTCGCAAGCCGTGCGCGTCGGCGACACGGTCTACCTCTCCGGCCAGATCGCGCTCGACCCGTCCAGCGGCTTGGTCGTGGAAGGCGACATCGAAGCGCAGGCGCACCGCGCGTTCCAGAACCTCAAGGCGGTGTGCGAAGCCGCCGGCGGTTCGCTGGCCGACATCGCCCGCTTGGGCCTGTACCTCACCGACCTCGGCGCGTTCGGCAAGGTCAATGCGGTGATGGGCGAGTACTTCAATCCGCCGTATCCGGCGCGGTCGACGGTCGAGGTTTCGGCGCTGCCGCGTGGGGTGGCGTTCGAGGTCGATGCGGTGATGGTGTTGCGTTGA